The sequence AGCGCACCATGCCGCGGATCCGCTCCACGAAGGAGACCACCACCTCGACGCCGTAGAGGTCGAGGTCGTCGCGGTCCAGGACGTAGGCCTCGACGCTGCGGGCCCGCTCGCCGGCGAAGGTGGGATTGGTGCCCACGCTGATCGCGGCGGGCAGCTCCTCCCCGCCGTCCGCGCGGCGCAACCAGCCGGCGTACACGCCGTCGGCGGGGACCGCGACGCCCGGCGACACCGGGACGTTGGCGGTGGGGTAGCCCAGGTCGCGGCCGCGCTGGTCGCCACGGACGACCACGCCGGTGACCGCGAACGGGCGCCCGAGCGCCTCGGCGGCGCCGGAGACGTCGCCCTCGGCGAGGCAGGTCCGGACGTAGGTCGAGGACCACACCTGCGGCCCGCCGTCGAGCGCGACGGCGTCGACGGCGAAGTCGTGTTCCTCGCCCGCCTCCGCCAGCGTGGCGGCGTCACCGGCGGCACGATGACCGAAGCGGAAGTTGGCGCCGACGACGACCGCGCGCGCGTGCAGCGCGCCGACGAGGATCCGCTCGATGAACTCCTGCGGCGACCACGCGGCGATCTCGCGCGAGAACGGGATGACGAGCACGTCGTCGACCCCGGCCCCGGCCAGGAGCCGCGCACGCTCGGTGATCGTGGTCAGCATCGACGGCGCGTGGTCGGGACGCAGCACCGCGATCGGGTGCGGGTCGAAGGTCACCGCGACGACGGTGTCCACGCCGACCCGGTGCGCCGCCTCGCGAGCGCGCCCGACGACGTGCCGGTGGCCACGGTGGAGGCCGTCGAAATTGCCGATGGTGACCACGGTGCGGCCGAGGTCCGCGGGCACCTCGGCCAGATCGCGCCAGACTCGCACGTCGGTCACTCTCCCACACTCCGGTCCGGCACCCGCACGGGGCGAGCGCTCACGAGGCGAAGACCGCGACGGCGCGCGCCCGGCCACCGTCGGGCCGGTAGAGCGCGAGGAACTCACCGTCGGGCGCGAACAGCGCCGACAGCTCGGGCAGGTCGAGGTCGAGCTTGCGGCCGAACCGCACGTCGGTCGCCTGCGCGACGTCGAGGTCGACCGCCGGGAACGCCGTCCGTGCCGCCGTGGCGATCGGGGTCACCACCGGCTCCTCGAGGTCGCTGGCGGCCGCGAGCGTGAACGGCCCGACCGTCGTACGCCGCAGCGCCGTCAGGTGCCCGCCGACGCCGAGCGCGGCGCCGAGGTCGCGGGCGATCGCGCGGACGTAGGTGCCGCTGGAGCAGCGCAGCGAGATCTCGACGTCGACGACCTCACCCGGCGGCGTCACCGACGCCACCGTGAGCTCGTGGACGGTCACCGGACGCGCGTCGAGGGTGACGTCCTCGCCCGCGCGGACCCGGTCGTAGGCCCGACGGCCGTCGACCTTGATCGCGGAGACCGCGGACGGCACCTGGTCGAGGTCGCCGACGAAGTCCGCCAGCACCGCGCGGACCCGCTCGTCGGTGACCGCCTCGGCGGAGGTGGCGGTGACCACGTCACCCTCGGCGTCGTCGGTGGTGGTGCGCGCCCCCAGGCGGATGGTGGCGTCGTAGGACTTCTCACTGAGCGTGAGGTGTCCGAGCAGGCGCGTGGCCCGCCCGACGCCGAGCACCAGCACACCGGTGGCCATCGGGTCCAGCGTGCCGGCGTGGCCGACCTTGCGGGTGCCCAACAGGCGGCGCGTCCGGCCGACGACGTCGTGGGAGGTCATCCCGGCCGGCTTGTCGACCACGACCAGGCCGGGGGTGACCGCCTCAGCCATCCTCGTCGGACACGGCCTCGTCGGACACGGCCTCGTCGTCCTCGCGGGGCTTGCGGTACGGGTCGGCCTCCCCCGCCGGCGCCTTGCCCTCCCGGGCAGCGGCAACGGCGGCGTCGGACTCCTTCGCCCGGGCCAGCACCTCGTCGACGTGACGCGCATTGGCCGGAACACCGTCGTACTCGAAGTCGACCGTGGGGGCGTGCCGCATCCCCAGCTGCCGGCTGACCTCGGAGCGGATCATGCCCCGGGCCGAGGCCAGTGCGGCAGCGGTCGCCTCCTGGTCGGCGTCCTCCCCCAGGACGGTGTAGTACACCGTGGCCTGCTGGGTGTCGCCGGTGAGGCGGACGTCGGTGACCGTGACGAAGCCGAGCCGCGGATCCTTGATCCGCCGCTCCAGCAGCTCCGCCACGATCACCTGGATGCGGTCCGCGACCTTGCGGACCCGCGGACTGGTCATACCCGCGGGATCTCCTTCATCTCGAACGCCTCGACGACGTCGCCCTCCTTGATGTCGCCGTAGTTCCGGATGACCAGACCGCACTCGAAGCCCTCGCGGACCTCGGACACGTCGTCCTTCTCCCGGCGCAGCGACAGCAGGTCGAGGTTGTCGGCCACCACGGCACTGTCGCGGATGAGGCGCACCTTGGCCTTGCGCTTGATCAGGCCACTGGTGACCATGCAACCGGCGATGTTGCCGACCTTGGAGGACTTGAACAGCGCCCGGATCTCCGCCTGACCGAGGGTGACCTCCTCGTAGACCGGCTTGAGCATGCCCTTGAGCGCGGCCTCGATCTCCTCGATCGCCTGGTAGATGACGGAGTAGAACCGGATCTCCACACCCTCGGCGTCGGCCAGCTCGGAGACCTTGCCCTCCGGCCGGACGTTGAAGCCGATGATCGTGGCGTCCGATGCCGCCGCCAGGTCGACGTTGGCCTTGGTGATCGCACCGACGCCGCGGTCGATCACGCGGATCGACACCTCGTCGCCGACCTCGATCTTGCTCAGCGCGTCCTCGAGGGCCTCGACCGAACCGGACACGTCGCCCTTGAGGATGAGGTTGAGCTCTTGGGTCTCGCCCTTCTCGGCGGCCGCCATGAACTCCTCGAGCGTACGACGTGCGCGACGCTTGGCCTGCTGGGCCGCGCGCTCCCGTGCCTCACGCTTCTCCGCGATCTGCCGGGCGACCTTGTCGTCGTCGACCACGATGAAGTTCTGGCCGGCACCCGGCACGGCGGAGAGGCCGAGCACGAGCGCAGGACGGGACGGGTCGGCCTGCTGGATCTGCTGGCCGTGCTCGTCGAGCATCGCCCGGACGCGCCCGTGGGCCGGACCGGCGACGATCGACTCGCCCACCCGGAGCGTGCCGCGCTGCACCAGCACCGTGGCCACCGGACCGCGACCGCGGTCCAGGTGCGCCTCCACCACGAGGCCCTGGGCCTCCTGGGTCGGGTTGGCGAGCAGGTCCAGCGAGGCGTCGGCGGTCAGCACGACCGCCTCCAGCAGCTCGTCGAGGCCCTGGCCCGCCTTGGCCGAGACGTCGACGTACATCGTCTCGCCGCCGTACTCCTCGGGCACGATGCCGTACTCGGACAGCTCGCCACGGACCTTCTGCGGGTCCGCACCGGGCTTGTCGATCTTGTTGACCGCGACCACGATCGGGACGTCGGCCGCCTTGGCGTGGTTGAGCGCCTCGATGGTCTGCGGCATCACGCCGTCGTCGGCGGCCACCACCAGCACGGCGATGTCGGTGGCCTGGGCACCACGGGCACGCATGGCGGTGAACGCCTCGTGACCGGGGGTGTCGATCAGCGTGATGCGCCGGTCCGCGCCCTCGACCTCGGTGTGCACCTGGTAGGCGCCGATGTGCTGGGTGATGCCCCCGGCCTCGGCGTCGACCATGTTGGCGTTGCGCAGAGCGTCGAGGAGCTTGGTCTTGCCGTGGTCGACGTGACCCATGACGGTCACGACCGGCGGCCGGACGACCATGTCCTCCTCGCCGCCCTCGTCGGCGCCGAACTCGATGTCGAAGGACTCCAGCAGTTCCCGGTCCTCGTCCTCGGGCGAGACGACCTGGACCTGGTAGTTCAGCTCTTCGCCGAGCAGCTCGAGGGTCTCGTCACCGACGGACTCGGTGGCGGTCACCATCTCGCCGAGGTGGAAGAGCATCTGCACCAGCGCTGCGGCGTCGACACCGATCTTCTCGGCGAAGTCGGTCAGCGAGGAGCCCCGCGGGATGCGGACCGTCTCGCCGTTGCCCTTGCGGACCCGCACGCCGCCGATCGACGGGGCCTCCATGGCCTCGAACTCCTGGCGACGCGCCCGCTTGGACTTGCGACCACGGCGCGCCGGACCGCCGGGGCGTCCGAACGCACCCTGGGTCTGGCCACGGCCGCCGCGACCGCGGAAGCCGCGCGGGCCACCGGGTCCACCGCGACCCGGAGGGCCACCGGGACCGCCCGGTCCGCCGCCGGGGCCACCGCGACCGGGACCACGGCCACGGCCCGGACCCGGCTTGCCGCCGGGACCGGAGCCGAAGGCCGCCGGGGACTTGGGCATCATCGCCGGGTTGGGACGCGGCATGCTGCCCGGACGGCCGCCCTGGCCGCCCTCGGGACGCGGACCGCGACGCTCGCCGCCGGCTCCGCCCGCGGGGGCACCACCGTCGCGGCGCGGGGCCGGGCGACGGCCCATGCCCTGACTGGACGCGAACGGGTTGTTGCCCGGACGCGGCGTGCCCTTGGGCTTGCCGACCGGACGGGGAGCGGGCGCCTTGGGCTTGGGGCCCGGGGTGGGGCCGGGCTTCGGGGGCTCCTCGCCCTTGGGCTCGGCCGGCGGGCCGGGCTTCGGGCCCGGCTTGGGCGCCGGCGGAGCCGCCGGCTCCTCGGCAGCAGGGGTCTCCGGGATCTCCTCGGCGGTGGCCTCGGTCGCCTCGGGGGCGTCGGGGGCGTCGTCGGGCGCCGGCTCGGCGGTCTTCTTCGCCGCGGCCTTCTTGGCCGGCGCCTTCTTCGCGGCGGCCTTCTTGGCGGGAGCCTTCTTCGCCGCGGCCTTCTTGGCCGGCTTCTCGGCGGCCGGCTCGGCGGACTGCTCCGTCTTCAGCTTCTCGCCGTACTCCTTGCGGAACCGCATCTCTGCGGGAAGCTCGACGGTCGAGCTCGCCGACTTGACGAACTCCCCCATCTCCTTGAACTTCTCGAGAACGAACTTGCTCTCGACTCCGAACTCCTTGGCGAGTTCATGGACTCGGGTCTTGGCCACTTCTCTCCTTATGGCCGCAAGTCCCGGTCCAGGGGGTGCTTACGACCTCACGTAGGGGGTGAACACGCTCATCGCGAGATACTCATCGAGTGCTCATGAGCTGCTGCTCCGGTTCTGTGTCGGTCGGTCACTGCTGTGATGGTCGGGCACGGGTCGGGCTGCGAGGTGCTCCCCCACCGGTGCGCTGGAGGACCCACCGGCGAGCCTGAGGGCTCGGGGGAAGGCCTTCCGCCGCACCGCGAGGTCGTAACACTCGGTCGTGGGATGCAGGTGCGCCCCACGTCCGGGTGCGGTGCCCGACGGGTCCGGGAGGACGACTGCTCCGCCGTCCTCGGCCGGTTCCGCGGTCACCCGCAACAACTCGTGCTTGGCTGCACGCGTCCGACAACCGAGGCAGGTCCGGACGGGTCCGGACCGGACAGGTTCGCTTCGACGTGCCACCGACCGACAACTCTACCGGCTCCCCCACGGCATGCCGAACCGGCACCCCCGACCCGGCGCCCCGCGCGGGCGCCGCCGGGTCAGTTCTGGGGCGACTCGCCCAGCGTGATGGAGGCGTCCTGCTGCGCGCCGCCGGGCCCGGTCCACGTGAGGGTCGTGGTGTCGCCCGGCTCGAGTCCGCGCAGGATCTCCTGCAGTCGGGCGAAGTCGGTCACGTCCTGACCGTCGAGGCCGGTGATGGTCGAGCCGGGCTCGAGCCCGGCCTCCGCTGCGGCACCGTCCTCCTGCACACCCTGCACCCGGACCTGGCCGTTGCCGGCCACGCTGATGCCGAGGTAGGCACCGGGGCCGATCTGCACCGAGCCCGACTCGTCGTCGGCCCGGATCTGGTCCACGATGTCCAGTGCGTCCTCGATCGGCACCGCGTAGCTCTGCGCGGCCCCACGGCCGGCCGAGGCCGCCGTGGTGATGCCGACGACCTCGTCCTCGTCGTCGATCAGCACGCCTCCGGAGAAGCCCTGTACGACGCGGGCGTCGGTCTGGATCAGTCCGCTCAGCGGCGAGGTCGCGCCGGTGGCGGGGTTGGTGGTCTCGATGTCCTGCCCGAGTCCGACCACCGCGCCGTCGGAGGCGGACAGGAAGCCCTGGCCCGAGGCGTTGCCGACCGCCGTCACGTCGTCGCCGACGGCCGGGTCGCCGTCGTCGTCGAGCGTGACCTCGGTCAGGTCGTCGGCGTCCTCCAGCTGGAGCAGCGCCACGTCGGCCTCGGCGTCGTGGCCCACGACCGAGGCGGTCCAGGAGTCGCCCGTGGCGGCGTCGGTGGCCCGGACCTCGTTGCTGCCCGAGACGACGTGGTAGTTCGTCACGACGAGTCCGGAGTCGTCCACGACCCACCCGGTGCCGGCCCCGCGGCTGCCGTTGGCCGCGACGTCGATCAGCATCACGCCCGTCGACTCCTCCTCGGTCGCGTCCTCGAAGGAGGAGGAGTTGGTCGTCCCGGGGAGGTCCGGGGACTGGCCCTGTCCCCACTCGGGGGTGATGCCCCGGGGCCCGTCCTGACCGTCGGCGCCCTCGACGAGCTCATCGCCGGCCGAGGTCGAGGTCAGCGTGTGGTCCGCGACGACCCACGCCACCGGGGCGGCGAGTGCGGCGCCGAGGACTGCCCCCGTGGCGGCCGCCGCGATCCCGATCAGCACCGGACCGCGCCGTCGCGCGGGCGCCGGCGCCGCGGGTGGCGGCGGGGGCGGGTACGACGAGGAGTACTGCGGGCGGGGTGCCTCGGGAGTGGTCATGCTCCGACTCCATCGCACCAGCCTTGTGATGGGCCCAGATCTTGCTGAGCATCGGCTGTGAACCAGCCGATCAGCGCAACTGCCGCCTCACGCCTCCTCGTCGGAGTGGATGTCGATGCGCCACCCGGTGAGGCGCGCGGCGAGGCGGGCGTTCTGCCCCTCCTTGCCGATGGCCAGGGAGAGCTGGAAGTCGGGGACGACCACGCGCGCCGACTTGGCCGCTTCGTCCACGACGCTGACCTCGCTCACCCGCGCGGGCGAGAGCGCGTTGGAGACCAGCTCGCGGGGGTCCTCGGACCAGTCGACGATGTCGATCTTCTCCCCGCCCAGCTCGGACATCACGTTGCGCACGCGCTGTCCCATCGGGCCGATGCAGGCACCCTTGGGGTTGACCCCGGCAGCGGTCGACCGCACCGCGATCTTGGTCCGGTGGCCCGCCTCGCGCGCGATGGCGGCGATCTCGACGGTCCCGTCGGCGATCTCGGGCACCTCCAGCGCGAAGAGCTTCTGCACCAGGTGCGGGTGGGAGCGTGACAGTGTCACCTGCGGACCGCGCATGCCCTTGCGGACCGACACCACCAGGCACTTGATGCGGGTGCCGTGGCTGTAGTCCTCGTCCGGGACCCGCTCGCTCAGCGGCAGCAGCGCCTCCATGCGCCCCAGGTCGACCAGGACGTCGTCGGGGTTGCGCCCCTGCTGGATGATGCCGGAGACGATGTCGCCCTCCTTGCCGGAGAACTCGCCGAAGCGCACCTCGTCCTCGGCGTCTCGGAGGCGCTGCATCATGATCTGCTTCGCGGTGGTGGCAGCGATCCGGCCGAACCCCTCCGGGGTGTCGTCGTACTCGCCGATCTCCTCGCCCTCGGCGTCGCGCTCGGGGGCGAGCACGCGCACGTGGCCGCTCTTGCGGTCCAGCTCGACGCGGGCGTCGGGACGCGCGCCGGGGCTCTTCTGGTACGCCGTGAGGAGCGCTTGCTCGATGGCCTCGACGAGGACCTCGAACTTGATCTCCTTCTCCTGCTCCATCATCCGCAGGATCCGCATGTCGATGTCCATCAGGCCTGGCCCTTCCGATTGAATTCGATCTGCACGAACGCCTTGGCCACCTCGGCGTAGGCGATCTCCCGCTCGGTGCCGTCGACGTCGAGACGCACCCGCTCCCCGTCGGAGGACACGATGCGGCCCTCGACGACGTCCCCCTGCTGCAACGTCACCTTGACCAGACGGCCGCGGCTGCGGCGCCAGTGGCGGGGCTGCGTCAGGGGGCGGTCGACCCCGCGGGAGGTCACCTCGAGGGTGTAGGGCTGCTCGCCCATGACGTCGGAACCGTCGATCACCTGCTCGACGGCCTTGGTCGCCGCCGCGACGTCGTCGAGCGTGACACCGCCGTCGGCGTCGACGGCCACGCGCAGGATCCGGCGCTTGCCGGCCGGGGTCAACTCGACGGCCTCGACATCCATGTCCAGCTCCGAGAGCGGGTCGGTCAGGGCCGCGGTGATCTCCTCGATCTGCGCCGCGGCCCGGTTGCCCGGTCGCTGGTTCGAACTCATCGCTGCGGCTCCCATGTCCTGTTGTCGCGGTGCAGTGTCGTCCGTTCATCGTGCTGCGCACGCGGTGCGTCCCACGATAGCCCGTGGACCACGGCGGCCGGTTCCGGCTCGCGGGGGCGATAGGGTCCCCTGCGTGTCAGGAGGCAGGCTCCCCGTCGGTCGGCGACCGGTCGTCGTCGCTGCAGCAGCGCTCGTCGCCGGCTGCGACGTCGTCGAGGGCTCCGCACCCGCACCGGCGCCACGCCGCGAGCAGGCCGAGCCGGCCACCGGGGACGAGGCGCTCATCGCCGCGGTCACCGACGCCCTGGCGCGGACCCTCGCGCTCGCCGAGCGGGTCGCGAGCCTGCCCGGCCTCGCGGGGCTGGCGGCGCCGTACGTCGCCCTGCACCGCGGCCACGGGCAGCTGCTGGGCGGCCTGCCGGACGTCGACCCGTCCCGGGTGCGCCGGCAGCGGGCCCGTCAGGCGCTCCGGGACGGCGAGCGTGACCTGCAGCAGCGGCTCGCCCAGGCCGCCGGCACCGCCCAGAGCGGCGCACTCGCCCAGGCACTGGCCGCGATGGCCGCCGCCGTGGCCCAACAGCGCAAGGCGGACCGATGAGTGCCGTCGCGCTGCAGGAAGCGTTGGCCGCCGAGCACGCCGCGATCTTCCTGCACAGCGCCCTCGGGGCCCGGACCTCGCGCTCGGACGCTCCCGACCTGGCCGAGGCGCTCACCGCCGCCTACCGCGTGCACCTGCAGCGACGGTCGCGCCTGATCGCCCGGCTCGACCAGCTCGGCGCGGACCCGATCGCCGCCGAGCCCGGCTACCGGATCCCGGCCGACCTCAACGGCACCGGCGCCGTACGCCGCCGCGCGCTGCGGGTCGAGCGCGACTGCGCGGCGACGTATGCACACCTGGTGGCGACGACCACCGGCACCGACCGGGACCTGGGCATCTCGTGGCTGGTCGACGCCGCCACACGGGAGCTGGACTTCGGCGGCAAGCCACGACGGCTGCCCGGCCTGTGACGCCCCGGCCCCGTGACGACGTGGGCGGACTCAGGTCCAGTCGCGCACCACGGCGTGGAGGTCGGCCAGTCGGTCGATGACGGCGTCGGGCTCGCCCTCGGTGTGCCCGATCTGGGAGGCGGGGATGCTGCTGTGCGGCACGTGGACCGCGCGCATCCCGGCCTGCTGTGCTCCCCACACGTCGTCGTAGAGCCGGTCCCCGACGTACACGCACCGGGTCGCGTCCGTCGCGCCCGCGGCCTCCATCGCGGCCTCGAACGCCCGCGGTGACGGCTTCGTCCACGGCACCTCGCTGGTGTAGACGTCGCCGTCGATCAGGTCCAGCACACCGTCGCGGGCGAAGAAGTCACGGTGCCAGGCACGCGGCCAGATGGTGTTGGAGAGGACACCGACACGGATGCCGTCGCCGCGCAGCGACTCCCACAGGGGTCGCACGTCCGGGTCGGTGAGGGTGTGTGGCTCCCAGAACTCGTAATAGGCACTGAGCAGGGCGGGATCGTGGTCCAGGCCGGCCGCGTCGAAGAGGTCGTCGATGCGGGCGCTGCGCTGCTCGTCACGGCTGCGGCGCCAGACCTCGGCACCGGCCTCGTGCAGCCGGGCCGCCCACGCGTGGTGGTCATCGGCCCCGGTCGGGGTGGCCGCCACCGCGTGCGCCAACGCCAGTGACTCGGCGTGGAAGTCGATGTCGTGCCAGCGGGTGAGGGTGCCGCCCCAGTCGAAGATGACCGCGTCGATGCCGGTGCTCGCCATGCGGGCCAACCTAACGCCCGCGCCAGTCGGCCGCCGAGACGTGGAAGAGCCGGCTCGGGCCGCCGTACCAGGGGTCGTCGTCGATGACGCCGCGGTCCGCGAGTCCGAGGCGACGCGCGACCGCGACCGACGGCGCGTTGTCGGCGTACATGTCGCACCACACCTCACCGAGCTCACCGCCGCCCAGCACGCGGTCGAGCAGCGCCGTCGCGGCCTCGGTCACGTAGCCGTGGCCGGTGCAGTCGGGGTGCAGGTGCCACCCGACCTCGTGCTCCCCCACGTGGCCGCCCTCGATCCGCTCGAGCCGACTGACGGCGACCGACCCGGCCACCGTGCCGTCGCGCGGCCCGCCGTCGTGGACCTCGATCGCGAGCGTCCTCGCCGGGTGCGGCTTGTCCCGGGACCGGTCGATCCAGGCCCGCGCCGCGTCGAGGTCGGCCATCGGCACGAACGGCGGGTTGGACAGCCAGCGGATCACCTCCATCCGCGAATGGATGTCGAGGACCCGCGGCGCGTCGGCGTGGACGTAGGGCCGCAGCAGCAGTCGCTCGGTCCGGATCGTCGCCGGCACGCTCACCAGCAGATCACCCGCGGACCACGTCCATGACGTGGGCGGCCGCCTCGGCGACGGGCACCTCGGTGCGCTCACCGCTCGCCCGGTCCTTCACCTCGATCGTGCCCTGCGCCAGGCCCTTGCCGACCACGACGATCGTCGGCACGCCGATCAGCTCGGCGTCCTTGAACTTCACGCCCGGGCTCACCTTCGGCCGGTCGTCGAGGAGCACCTCGATGCCGTCGGCCGCCAACTCCTCGGCCAGCTCCTCGGCCGCGTCGAAGACCGCCTGGTCCTTGCCGGTGGCGACCAGGTGCACGTCGTACGGCGCCACGTTGCGCGGCCAGCACAGCCCGATCTCGTCGAGGGTGTTCTCGGCGATCGCGGCGACGGCGCGGGTCACGCCGATGCCGTAGGAACCCATGGTGACGGTGACGAGCTTGCCGTTCTCGTCCAGCACCTGCAGGTCCAGGGCGTCGGCGTACTTGCGGCCGAGCTGGAAGATGTGGCCCATCTCGATGCCGCGTGCGGACTCGAGCGCGCCGTTGCAGCGGGGGCAGGCGTCCCCGTCACGCACGTCGGCGGCCTCGATGGTGCCGTCGGGGGTGAAGTCACGACCCGCGACGAGGTCCAGGACGTGGCTGCCGGCGACGTCGGCGCCGGTCACCCAGCGGGTGCCGGACACGACACGGGGGTCGACCAGGTAGCGGATGCCGCTGGCGGACTCCTCGCCGAGCACGCCCGGCCCGATGTAGCCCTTGACGAGCGCGGGGTGCTCCCGCAGCTGCTCGTCGGTCATCGGCTCGACCTCGATCGGCTCCAGCTGCCCCTCGAGGCGCTTGAGGTCGACGTCGCGGTCGCCGGGGACACCGATGGCCAGCGGCTCACGGGTGCCGTCGGGGTGGTGCAGCACCACCAGCACGTTCTTGAGGGTGTCCGCGGCGCCCCACGGCCGGTCCCCGCGCGGGAACGCCTCGTTGAGGTGGTCCACCAGGGTGGCGATGGTCGGGGTGTCGGGGGTCTGCTCGGCATGCGCGGCGGGCGCGTCGTCGTGGGGCACCGCGGGCGGCGTGGGGACCTCGACGGCCTCGACGTTGGCGGCGTAGTCGCAGCTGGTGCAGCGCACATAGGTGTCCTCGCCGACCTCGGCACGGGCGAGGAACTCCTCCGACCGCGAGCCCCCCATGGCGCCGGAGGTCGCCTTGACCACGACGTAGTCGAAGCCGAGCCGGTCGAAGATCCGCACGTAGGCGTCGCGGTGCCGCTGGTAGGACGCGTCCAGTCCGGCGTCGTCGACGTCGAAGGAGTAGGAGTCCTTCATCGTGAACTCGCGGCCCCGCAGCAGGCCCGCCCGCGGACGCGCCTCGTCGCGGTACTTCGTCTGCACCTGGTAGAGCGCGAGCGGCAGGTCCTTGTAGGAGGAGAACAGGTCCTTGACCAGGAGCGTGAACATCTCCTCGTGGGTCGGGCCGAGGAGGTAGTCGGCCTCCTTGCGGTCC comes from Nocardioides panacisoli and encodes:
- a CDS encoding proline--tRNA ligase, with the translated sequence MTARVSRMSATFLRTLRDDPADAEVPSHKLLVRAGYIRRAAPGIYSWLPLGLRVLRRIEHVIREEMDGIGAQEVTFPALLPREPYEATGRWSDYGDALFRVSDRKEADYLLGPTHEEMFTLLVKDLFSSYKDLPLALYQVQTKYRDEARPRAGLLRGREFTMKDSYSFDVDDAGLDASYQRHRDAYVRIFDRLGFDYVVVKATSGAMGGSRSEEFLARAEVGEDTYVRCTSCDYAANVEAVEVPTPPAVPHDDAPAAHAEQTPDTPTIATLVDHLNEAFPRGDRPWGAADTLKNVLVVLHHPDGTREPLAIGVPGDRDVDLKRLEGQLEPIEVEPMTDEQLREHPALVKGYIGPGVLGEESASGIRYLVDPRVVSGTRWVTGADVAGSHVLDLVAGRDFTPDGTIEAADVRDGDACPRCNGALESARGIEMGHIFQLGRKYADALDLQVLDENGKLVTVTMGSYGIGVTRAVAAIAENTLDEIGLCWPRNVAPYDVHLVATGKDQAVFDAAEELAEELAADGIEVLLDDRPKVSPGVKFKDAELIGVPTIVVVGKGLAQGTIEVKDRASGERTEVPVAEAAAHVMDVVRG